A part of Lagopus muta isolate bLagMut1 chromosome 26, bLagMut1 primary, whole genome shotgun sequence genomic DNA contains:
- the SUGP1 gene encoding SURP and G-patch domain-containing protein 1 has translation MDHHHHHHRDAPGKASRWFGVAQSKSAKTTANILQQEELIAQKKREIEARLEQQARQSALSLQQLPLLGEDDGTENEASVSNKFVNDGSFLQQFLKLQKEKSSTEPPPSSTNNSANAAAPNVGKKPLLFGKRPGQVLSSMLQQAKNYSHSKQTPVVNRLSVFQSPDEDEEEDYEQWLEIKVLPPEDAETRQVVEKLARFVAEGGPELEKVAMEDYKDNPAFSFLHDKNSREFLYYRKKVAEIRKENQSSQASSSQKVSPPEDEETKNFAEKLARFIADGGPEVEAIALQNNRENHAFRFLYEPNSKGYKYYRQKLEEFRKAKTSAASAASAPVPAEPSLKRKTSPEASPSPLCLSSLPLPAPTTPLPLPLPLPVPSPLPLPVPSPLPVPLPIPTPLPVPLPVPQPLPSPSPSSSSTPPNQTATATAATTTAAAAGTTKKKRKSRWGPEEDKVELPLPQLIQQLDSPSPLSVQDLKGLGYEKGKPVGLVGVTELSEAQKKQLKEQQEMQQMYDMIMKHKQAMQEMQMMWEKAIQQHQHGYDSDEEVDSELGTWEHQLRRMEMDKTREWAEQLTQMGRGKHFIGDFLPPDELEKFMETFKALKEGREPDYSEYKEFKLTVENIGYQMLMKMGWKEGEGLGSDGQGIKNPVSKGTTAVDGAGFGIDRPAELTKEDDEYEAFRKRMMLAYRFRPNPLNNPRRPYY, from the exons ATggaccatcaccaccaccaccaccggGATGCTCCGG gGAAGGCCAGTCGGTGGTTTGGGGTCGCGCAGTCGAAATCGGCCAAGACGACGGCGAATATCCTGCAGCAAGAGGAGCTGATAGcgcagaaaaagagagagatcgAGGCCCGGTTGGAGCAGCAGGCCCGGCAGAGCGCgctgagcctgcagcagctgccgcTGCTCGGAGA aGATGACGGGACTGAAAACGAAGCCTCTGTTTCCAACAAGTTTGTCAATGATGGCAGTTTCCTCCAGCAGTTTCTcaagctgcagaaggaaaagtcGAGTACTG AACCTCCCCCAAGTTCTACTAATAACTCGGCAAACGCTGCTGCACCAAATGTTGGGAAGAAACCTTTGCTGTTTGGGAAGCGGCCCGGTCAGGTCCtgagcagcatgctgcagcaagCGAAGAACTACTCCCATTCCAAACAGACCCCAGTCGTTAACCGCCTCAGTGTGTTTCAGTCGCCagatgaagatgaggaggaagatTATGAGCAGTGGTTGGAAATCAAAG TTTTACCCCCAGAGGATGCGGAGACCCGCCAGGTGGTGGAAAAGCTGGCTAGGTTCGTGGCTGAAGGGGGACCAGAGTTAGAGAAGGTCGCTATGGAAGACTACAAGGATAACCCAGCGTTTTC GTTTTTACATGATAAGAACAGCAGAGAATTCCTTTACTACAGAAAGAAAGTGGCAGAGATAAGAAAAGAGAATCAAAGTTCTCAGGCATCCTCTTCTCAGAAAG TTTCACCCCCAGAGGATGAAGAGACAAAGAACTTTGCTGAGAAACTCGCCCGGTTCATAGCAGACGGGGGTCCTGAGGTGGAAGCAATTGCCTTGCAGAACAACCGTGAGAACCATGCTTTCAG GTTTTTATATGAGCCAAACAGCAAAGGCTACAAATACTACCGGCAGAAACTGGAGGAGTTCCGGAAGGCCAAAACCAGTGCTGCAAGTGCTGCAAGCGCTCCCGTGCCTGCAGAGCCCAGTCTGAAAAGGAAGACCAGTCCTGAGGCGTCTCCATCCCCCCTGTGCTTATCGTCTCTGCCGTTACCTGCACCCACCACACCTTTGCCTTTGCCCTTACCCCTCCCTGTGCCCTCACCTTTGCCCTTGCCCGTCCCCTCGCCCTTACCCGTGCCCTTACCCATCCCCACACCGCTGCCCGTGCCCTTACCCGTCCCCCAGCCGTTGCCCTCACCTTCACCATCATCCTCTTCAACTCCACCTAATCAGACGGCTACAGCTACTGCTGCAACAaccactgcagctgcagcaggcaccACTAAAAAGAAGCGGAAGAGCAGGTGGGGGCCAGAGGAAGACAAGGTTGAACTGCCCCTACCGCAGCTCATCCAGCAGCTGGATTCTCCCTCCCCTCTGTCAG TTCAGGACCTCAAGGGCCTCGGTTACGAAAAAGGGAAACCAGTTGGTTTGGTGGGTGTGACGGAGCTCTCTGAAGCCCAGAAGAAAcagctgaaggagcagcaggag ATGCAGCAGATGTATGACATGATTATGAAGCACAAGCAAGCCAtgcaggaaatgcagatgaTGTGGGAAAAGGCAattcagcagcaccagcacgGCTACGACAGCGATGAAGAAGTGGACAGTGAGCTGGGAACGTGGGAGCACCAGCTGCGACGCATGGAGATGGACAAGACCCGAG AGTGGGCTGAGCAGCTGACCCAGATGGGCAGAGGGAAGCATTTCATTGGAGACTTCCTTCCACCAGACGAGCTGGAAAAATtcatggagacattcaaggctcTGAAG GAAGGACGTGAACCAGATTATTCTGAGTACAAAGAGTTCAAACTGACTGTGGAAAACATAGGTTATCAAATGCTGATGAAGATGGGCTGGAAGGAAGGCGAGGGGCTCGGTTCGGATGGACAGGGGATTAAAAACCCAGTCAGCAA GGGGACCACTGCTGTGGATGGTGCTGGCTTCGGCATCGACCGT
- the MAU2 gene encoding MAU2 chromatid cohesion factor homolog: MAAVAAGAAGGAAPQQQPPPQQQPQPAAGGAAGSGEAGGGGGGAGGGGGGGAGGAGPGPGSGSGGGAAGGGGESWYLALLGLAEHFRTSSPPKVRLCVHCLQAVLPRKPPARMEARTHLQLGSVLYHHTRNGEQARGHLEKAWLISQQIPQFEDVKFEAASLLSELYCQENSVDTAKPLLRKAIQISQQTPYWHCRLLFQLAQLHTLEKDLVSACDLLGVGAEYARVVGSEYTRALFLLSKGMLLLMERKLQEVHPLLTLCGQIVENWQGNPIQKESLRVFFLVLQVTHYLDAGQVKSVKPCLKQLQQCIQTISTLHDDEILPSNPADLFHWLPKEHMCVLVYLVTVMHSMQAGYLEKAQKYTDKALMQLEKLKMLDCSPILSSFQVILLEHIIMCRLVTGHKATALQEISQVCQLCQQSPRLFSNHAAQLHTLLGLYCISVNCMDNAEAQFTTALRLTTHQELWAFIVTNLASVYIREGNRHQELYSLLERINPDHNFPVSSHCLRAAAFYIRGLFSFFQGRYNEAKRFLRETLKMSNAEDLNRLTACSLVLLGHIFYVLGNHRESNNMVVPAMQLASKIPDMSVQLWSSALLRDLNKACGNAMDAHEAAQMHQNFSQQLLQDHIEACSLPEHNLITWTDGPPPVQFQAQNGPTTSLASLL; the protein is encoded by the exons AtggcggcggtggcggcgggcGCGGCGGGCGGAGCGGCGCCTCAGCAGCAGCCGcctccacagcagcagccccagccggcggcgggcggcgccgcGGGCTCCGGGGAGGCGGGGGGCGGCGGAGGGGGCGCgggcggcggaggaggaggcggcgcggGGGGAGCCGGGCCCGGCCCGGGGTCGGGGTCGGGCGGCGGTGCGGCCGGGGGCGGGGGGGAGTCGTGGTACCTGGCGCTGCTGGGCCTGGCCGAGCACTTCCGCACCTCCAGCCCGCCCAAGGTCCGGCTGTGCGTGCACTGCCTGCAGGCCGTGCTGCCCCGCAAGCCCCCGGCCCGCATGGAGGCCCGCACGCACCTCCAGCTCGGCTCCGTGCTCTACCACCACACCCGGAACGGGGAGCAGGCCCGGGGGCACCTGGAGAAAGCG TGGCTGATCTCGCAGCAG ATCCCGCAGTTTGAGGACGTGAAGTTCGAGGCAGCCAGCCTGCTGTCCGAGCTGTACTGCCAGGAG aactCGGTGGACACAGCGAAGCCTCTGTTACGCAAGGCCATCCAGATCTCACAGCAGACTCCATACTGGCACTGTAGGCTGCTTTTCCAACTTGCA caacTTCATACTCTTGAAAAGGATTTGGTATCTGCGTGTGACCTTTTGGGAGTGGGAGCAGAGTATGCCCGGGTGGTGGGGTCAGAGTATACCAG agcaCTGTTTCTGCTAAGCAAGGGAATG CTCCTCCTGATGGAACGGAAGCTGCAGGAGGTGCACCCTCTCCTTACCCTGTGTGGGCAGATAGTTGAAAATTGGCAAGGAAACCCCATCCAGAAGGAGTCGTTGCGTGTGTTCTTCTTGGTCCTGCAGGTCACACATTACCTGGATGCTGGGCAG GTGAAGAGTGTGAAGCCGTGTCTGAAGCAGCTTCAGCAGTGCATTCAGACCATATCCACGCTACACGATGATGAGATTCTGCCCAGCAACCCTGCGGATCTCTTTCACTGGCTGCCCAAGGAACACATGTGTGTGCTTGTCTACTTG GTGACAGTGATGCATTCCATGCAAGCAGGGTacctggagaaggctcagaAGTACACAGACAAAGCACTCATGCAGCTGGAGAAGCTAAAAA TGTTGGACTGCAGTCCTATCTTGTCATCTTTCCAAGTTATTTTGTTGGAACACATCATCATGTGTCGGCTTGTCACAGGACACAAAGCCACAGCGTTGCAGGAG aTCTCACAAgtctgccagctctgccagcagtcTCCCAGGCTGTTTTCTAATCACGCTGCCCAGCTGCACACTCTGTTA GGGCTCTACTGCATTTCTGTTAATTGCATGGACAATGCAGAAGCACAGTTTACTACAGCACTGAGG cTCACTACACACCAGGAGCTGTGGGCATTCATTGTGACAAACTTGGCCAGTGTGTACATCAGGGAAGGCAACCGGCACCAGGAG CTTTACAGCTTATTGGAAAGGATAAATCCAGACCACAATTTTCCTGTGAG CTCCCACTGCCTTCGAGCAGCAGCTTTCTATATCCGAGGTCTGTTCTCCTTCTTCCAAGGAAGATACAACGAGGCAAA GAGGTTTTTGCGAGAGACGCTGAAAATGTCAAATGCAGAAGATTTGAATCGATTGACAGCATGTTCCCTGGTGCTCCTGGGCCATATATTCTACGTGTTAGGGAATCACAGG GAAAGTAATAATATGGTAGTGCCAGCCATGCAGCTTGCAAGCAAGATCCCGGATatgtctgtgcagctgtggtcttcagctctgctgagag ACCTGAACAAAGCCTGTGGAAACGCAATGGATGCACACGAGGCAGCACAGATGCATCAGAacttctcccagcagctcctccaggacCACATTGAAGCCTGCAGTCTTCCAGAACACAATTTAATCACG TGGACAGACGGACCACCTCCCGTACAGTTCCAGGCACAGAACGGACCCACCACCAGCCTGGCCAGTCTCCTGTGA